The Flammeovirgaceae bacterium genome contains a region encoding:
- a CDS encoding phosphatase gives MKLAAVDIGSNAIRFQVSSVLDRGKHVIFKKMEYVRFPLRLGHDVFSSNSISPRSIEKFKKLMRVFKMLIELYEVDDYMVCATSAMRESENGQQLAEEVEKEIGLTIHIIDGKREADLINQAIISYLSDASYLHIDVGGGSTELNLYFHGKKIKTRSFKVGSVRVLEHHDSPLMWDDMEKWVKKNVNKDYGKVTAIGTGGNISKLYELAQLKPHRLMSLKKMKEVKKMIEKHSIEDRIYQLQMNPDRADVIVPASDIYIKVMEWAGAKYMQVPEVGLKDGIMLHLYRKNASQKKIEFVNLQDQSQGRKIIRF, from the coding sequence ATGAAACTCGCTGCAGTTGACATCGGCTCGAACGCCATCCGCTTCCAGGTTTCATCGGTTCTCGATCGCGGCAAGCATGTTATCTTCAAAAAAATGGAGTACGTCCGGTTTCCCCTCCGCCTGGGCCACGATGTATTCAGCAGCAACAGCATTAGTCCCCGCAGCATTGAAAAATTCAAAAAGCTGATGCGTGTTTTTAAAATGCTGATTGAACTGTACGAGGTTGACGACTACATGGTGTGTGCCACTTCGGCTATGCGCGAATCGGAAAACGGCCAACAACTGGCTGAAGAGGTGGAGAAGGAGATCGGTCTGACTATCCATATTATTGACGGCAAACGTGAGGCCGACCTGATTAACCAGGCCATCATCTCGTACCTGTCGGATGCCTCCTACCTGCATATAGATGTAGGTGGCGGAAGCACCGAGCTAAACCTGTATTTCCACGGAAAGAAAATAAAAACACGCTCCTTTAAAGTTGGGTCTGTGCGGGTCCTCGAACATCATGATTCACCGCTGATGTGGGATGACATGGAAAAATGGGTTAAGAAAAACGTAAATAAAGATTACGGCAAAGTAACCGCCATTGGTACAGGCGGAAACATCAGCAAGCTGTATGAACTTGCCCAGTTAAAGCCCCACCGGCTGATGTCGCTGAAAAAAATGAAGGAGGTTAAAAAAATGATAGAAAAGCACTCCATTGAAGACCGGATTTACCAGTTGCAGATGAACCCCGACCGGGCCGATGTGATAGTGCCCGCCAGCGACATATATATAAAGGTGATGGAATGGGCCGGGGCCAAGTACATGCAGGTGCCTGAGGTGGGGCTAAAAGACGGTATTATGCTGCATTTATACAGGAAAAACGCCAGCCAGAAGAAGATCGAATTTGTCAACCTGCAGGATCAGAGCCAGGGACGGAAGATTATTCGGTTTTAG
- a CDS encoding homocysteine S-methyltransferase family protein has product MKINDILKERILVLDGAMGTMIQRYTLDEQDFRGERFKDHAHPLKGNNDLLSITRPDIIKAIHRQYLEAGADIIETNTFSSTRVAQADYHLESLAYELNFQSAKIAREVADEFSRATPEKPRFVSGALGPTNKTASISPNVNDPGYRAITFDELVEAYYEQTAGLVEGGVDLLLVETIFDTLNAKAALFAIEKYFEEHTPLNPPLRGDVNPLPIMVSGTITDASGRTLSGQTTEAFMISVSHVPLLSIGLNCALGANQLRPYLQVMAKESETFVSAYPNAGLPNEFGHYDQTPDEMALQIEEYLKEGLVNIVGGCCGTTPDHIRKIAEVAARYSPRSVDSQLVSSR; this is encoded by the coding sequence ATGAAAATAAACGACATTTTAAAAGAGCGTATTCTGGTACTTGATGGGGCCATGGGCACCATGATTCAGCGCTATACGCTTGATGAACAGGATTTTCGGGGTGAGCGTTTTAAAGATCATGCTCATCCATTAAAAGGCAATAACGATCTGCTTTCGATTACCCGGCCTGATATTATTAAGGCTATTCATCGCCAATACCTTGAAGCCGGTGCCGATATTATTGAAACGAACACCTTCAGCAGCACCCGCGTTGCCCAGGCCGATTACCATCTGGAATCGCTGGCGTACGAACTGAATTTTCAGTCGGCAAAAATTGCCCGCGAAGTTGCTGATGAATTTAGCCGTGCAACCCCGGAAAAGCCACGCTTCGTTTCGGGAGCTCTCGGCCCTACAAATAAAACTGCCTCCATCTCACCCAATGTAAATGACCCGGGTTACCGCGCTATTACGTTTGATGAACTGGTTGAAGCGTATTATGAGCAAACAGCCGGACTTGTTGAAGGCGGTGTTGATTTGCTCTTGGTTGAAACGATTTTTGATACACTCAATGCCAAGGCAGCCTTGTTTGCCATTGAAAAGTATTTTGAGGAACACACCCCCCTCAATCCCCCCTTAAGGGGGGATGTGAACCCGTTACCTATTATGGTTTCGGGTACAATTACCGATGCAAGCGGGCGCACCCTGTCGGGGCAAACTACCGAAGCCTTTATGATTTCTGTTTCGCATGTTCCGTTATTAAGTATTGGACTCAATTGTGCGCTAGGCGCCAATCAGTTGCGCCCGTACCTGCAGGTGATGGCTAAAGAATCGGAAACATTTGTCAGCGCCTATCCGAATGCCGGCTTGCCGAATGAGTTTGGCCATTACGACCAGACTCCCGATGAGATGGCTTTGCAAATAGAAGAGTATCTGAAAGAAGGCCTTGTGAACATTGTGGGTGGCTGCTGTGGTACTACTCCGGATCACATCCGGAAAATTGCGGAGGTGGCTGCGCGCTATAGCCCACGCTCGGTCGATAGCCAGTTAGTCAGTAGTCGATAG
- a CDS encoding four helix bundle protein, whose protein sequence is MAFKFERLKVWQMAIDLSGEIHELTKKFPKKELFVLTSQIQRASDSVALNIAEGSTGQSNPEFRRFLSIALRSAIEVVCCFYLAKRRKLVDDSEFNYFYDKLTELIKGIQALKNSIK, encoded by the coding sequence ATGGCATTTAAGTTTGAGAGGTTGAAAGTATGGCAAATGGCAATTGATTTGTCAGGTGAGATTCATGAGTTAACTAAAAAGTTTCCTAAGAAGGAATTGTTTGTACTGACTTCTCAGATTCAGCGCGCGTCAGACTCAGTTGCATTGAATATTGCCGAAGGTTCGACTGGTCAGTCAAATCCGGAGTTTAGAAGGTTTCTTTCCATTGCACTACGGTCGGCAATTGAAGTAGTGTGCTGTTTTTATCTCGCCAAAAGGAGAAAATTGGTGGATGATTCAGAATTCAATTACTTCTATGATAAGTTGACTGAGCTAATAAAAGGTATTCAGGCATTAAAAAATTCAATTAAGTAG
- the metH gene encoding methionine synthase has product MDYRLKLSGLEPVTVTPASNFINIGERTNVTGSAKFLKLIKEDKFDEALEVALDQVRGGAQVIDVNMDEGMLDSKAAMVRFLNLMAAEPEIARVPVMIDSSKWEVIEAGLKCLQGKGIVNSISLKAGEEEFIRQAKLVRRYGAAVVVMAFDEQGQADTFERRISICKRAYDILINRIKFPPQDIIFDPNIFPVATGIEEHRNYALDFFKAARWIRENLPHAHVSGGVSNVSFSFRGNQKVREAMHAVFLYHGIQHGMDMGIVNPTMLEVYDEIDKELLERVEDVLLNRRDDATERLLEFAETVKGSAKKKETDDAWRNGSVEERITHALVKGIIDFIDEDTEEARQKYGKPLAVIEGPLMQGMNVVGDLFGAGKMFLPQVVKSARVMKKAVAYLEPFLEEEKSKSRPHPPAPPPTERGIPNEGEAGAEVRPKILLATVKGDVHDIGKNIVGVVLACNNYEVVDLGVMVPADKILETARREKVDIIGLSGLITPSLDEMVHVAKEMQRQQFEVPLLIGGATTSRIHTAVKIDPVYDGPVVHVLDASRSVPVASELISAVTRLGFKTKTKEEYRKLREAHESRKEQKNYIPLVEARNNRLAINWHAFNPPKPSFIGKKVLLDFPLDELRKYIDWTPFFQTWMLAGRYPAILSDSVVGSEATKLYKDAQRMLDVIITEKSLRANGVVAFYRAVSTPTDDVKLFDSGADQPFATLHFLRQQNKKAAGLPNFSLADFIAPQESGKQDYIGLFAVTAGIGLERLIEQYKAAHDDYSEIMVKALADRLAEAFAECLHEKVRKEFWGYARTENLTNEELIAEKYSGIRPAPGYPACPDHTEKRTIFEILEAERVTGIRLTESFAMYPAASVSGYYFSHPVARYFGLGKIEKDQVEEYAERKGMKVADVEKWLAPNLSYDI; this is encoded by the coding sequence ATGGACTATCGACTTAAACTAAGTGGCCTTGAGCCCGTTACCGTTACCCCGGCTTCCAATTTCATCAACATTGGAGAGCGAACCAATGTTACCGGTTCAGCTAAGTTCCTCAAGCTCATTAAGGAAGATAAATTTGATGAGGCGCTCGAAGTGGCGCTCGACCAGGTACGTGGCGGGGCACAGGTAATTGATGTGAACATGGATGAGGGTATGCTCGACTCAAAAGCAGCCATGGTGAGATTTCTAAACCTGATGGCTGCGGAGCCGGAAATTGCCCGCGTGCCGGTAATGATTGACTCATCCAAATGGGAAGTGATTGAAGCCGGGCTGAAGTGTTTGCAGGGCAAAGGCATTGTTAACTCCATCAGCCTCAAAGCAGGTGAAGAAGAATTTATCCGCCAGGCGAAACTTGTCAGGCGTTATGGGGCTGCGGTTGTTGTTATGGCTTTTGACGAACAGGGCCAGGCCGATACATTTGAAAGACGTATATCCATCTGCAAACGTGCTTATGACATTCTTATAAACCGGATAAAATTTCCTCCGCAGGATATCATCTTTGATCCGAACATTTTCCCGGTAGCCACCGGCATTGAAGAGCACCGTAATTATGCGCTCGATTTTTTCAAAGCAGCCCGGTGGATACGCGAGAATCTTCCGCATGCGCATGTTAGCGGGGGTGTGAGCAATGTTTCATTTAGTTTCAGGGGTAATCAGAAAGTACGCGAAGCCATGCACGCGGTTTTTCTGTACCACGGCATTCAGCATGGTATGGACATGGGCATTGTAAATCCAACCATGCTCGAGGTGTACGATGAGATTGATAAAGAATTGCTTGAACGGGTTGAAGATGTATTGCTGAACCGAAGGGATGATGCTACGGAGCGGCTGCTCGAATTTGCCGAAACCGTGAAAGGCTCGGCTAAGAAAAAGGAAACCGATGACGCCTGGCGCAATGGCTCGGTTGAAGAGCGCATCACCCATGCACTGGTGAAAGGTATTATTGATTTTATTGATGAGGATACCGAAGAAGCCCGCCAGAAGTACGGCAAACCGCTGGCCGTTATTGAAGGCCCGCTGATGCAAGGCATGAATGTGGTGGGCGATTTGTTTGGGGCCGGTAAAATGTTTTTGCCGCAGGTGGTAAAAAGTGCGCGCGTGATGAAGAAGGCGGTCGCCTACCTGGAGCCGTTTTTGGAAGAAGAGAAAAGTAAAAGCAGACCTCACCCCCCGGCCCCCCCTCCTACGGAGAGGGGGATACCGAACGAAGGTGAGGCAGGGGCAGAGGTCAGACCGAAAATTCTGCTGGCTACCGTAAAAGGCGATGTACACGACATTGGAAAAAATATCGTAGGCGTGGTGTTGGCTTGTAACAACTATGAAGTGGTTGACCTGGGTGTAATGGTACCGGCAGATAAGATTCTGGAAACGGCCCGAAGGGAAAAGGTTGATATCATCGGGCTCAGCGGACTGATTACTCCTTCGCTTGATGAAATGGTGCATGTGGCGAAAGAAATGCAGCGACAGCAGTTCGAAGTTCCCTTGCTGATTGGCGGAGCCACCACCTCGCGGATTCATACGGCTGTTAAAATTGATCCCGTATACGATGGCCCCGTAGTGCATGTGCTGGATGCGTCACGCAGCGTGCCGGTGGCCAGTGAGTTGATTAGTGCGGTTACGCGATTAGGCTTTAAAACAAAAACAAAGGAGGAGTACCGGAAATTACGCGAGGCCCACGAATCGCGTAAGGAACAGAAAAACTATATTCCTTTGGTCGAAGCGAGAAACAACAGGTTGGCAATTAATTGGCATGCCTTCAACCCGCCCAAACCTTCGTTTATTGGAAAAAAAGTATTGCTTGATTTTCCGCTGGATGAATTACGGAAGTACATCGACTGGACACCATTTTTTCAAACCTGGATGCTGGCCGGTCGTTATCCGGCAATATTGAGTGATAGCGTGGTTGGCAGTGAAGCAACTAAATTATACAAGGATGCCCAGCGCATGCTGGATGTAATTATTACGGAAAAGAGTCTACGTGCTAACGGAGTTGTTGCATTTTACCGTGCTGTGAGTACGCCAACCGATGATGTAAAGTTGTTTGATTCCGGGGCAGATCAGCCTTTTGCCACGCTGCACTTCCTCAGGCAACAAAATAAAAAGGCAGCCGGGCTGCCTAATTTTTCGCTGGCAGATTTCATTGCCCCGCAAGAGTCGGGTAAACAGGATTATATCGGTTTGTTTGCCGTTACGGCCGGGATTGGTTTGGAAAGACTGATTGAACAATACAAGGCGGCCCACGATGATTATTCAGAAATTATGGTTAAGGCGCTGGCCGACCGGCTGGCTGAAGCATTTGCCGAATGTTTGCATGAAAAGGTGCGAAAAGAATTTTGGGGCTATGCCCGAACTGAAAACCTGACTAATGAAGAACTGATAGCAGAAAAATATTCAGGTATCCGACCGGCTCCCGGTTATCCGGCCTGCCCCGACCATACGGAGAAGCGCACGATTTTCGAAATCCTGGAGGCAGAACGTGTAACCGGCATCCGGTTAACCGAATCATTCGCCATGTATCCAGCGGCTTCCGTGAGCGGATATTATTTTTCACATCCGGTGGCTCGCTATTTCGGGCTTGGAAAAATCGAGAAGGACCAGGTTGAAGAATATGCTGAACGCAAAGGGATGAAAGTTGCTGACGTAGAAAAATGGCTGGCGCCTAATTTATCGTATGATATTTGA
- the metF gene encoding methylenetetrahydrofolate reductase [NAD(P)H], whose amino-acid sequence MKVIDHIKKANGKTLFTIEILPPLKGENIRSLFDHMDPLMEFKPPFIDVTYHREEYVYKKQENGLLEKRSVRKRPGTVGICAAIQNHYRVDTVPHIICGGFSKEETENALIDLHFLGIDNVLVLQGDAIKNEGRFTPEPDGHQYASDLLQQVVRMNKGIYLDDELLNTAPTDFCIGVAGYPEKHFAAPNLKTDLKYLKLKVDLGAEYIVTQMFFDNARFFDFVNRCREAGITVPIIPGIKPITTKSQISVLPTTFHIDIPEELADEVEKCKDNAAAKEVGIKWAVQQSRELIKAGVPTLHFYSMGKSDPIYKIAKELF is encoded by the coding sequence ATGAAAGTTATCGATCACATTAAGAAAGCAAACGGTAAAACATTATTCACCATTGAAATTCTTCCTCCCCTTAAAGGAGAAAATATCCGGTCGTTATTTGACCACATGGATCCGCTGATGGAGTTCAAACCTCCGTTTATTGATGTTACCTATCACCGGGAAGAGTATGTTTACAAAAAGCAGGAGAACGGCCTTTTGGAAAAACGGTCGGTACGCAAACGGCCCGGCACCGTAGGTATTTGTGCCGCCATTCAGAACCACTACCGGGTAGATACTGTACCGCACATTATCTGCGGAGGCTTCAGCAAAGAAGAAACTGAAAACGCACTCATCGACCTGCACTTTCTGGGTATCGATAACGTGCTGGTGCTGCAAGGCGATGCGATAAAAAACGAAGGAAGATTTACACCCGAACCGGACGGCCACCAGTATGCTTCCGATTTGTTGCAGCAGGTGGTTCGCATGAATAAAGGCATTTATCTCGATGACGAATTACTCAACACTGCCCCGACCGATTTCTGCATAGGAGTGGCCGGCTATCCTGAAAAACATTTTGCGGCACCCAACCTGAAAACCGATTTGAAGTATTTGAAACTGAAAGTCGATCTGGGTGCGGAGTACATCGTTACCCAGATGTTTTTTGATAATGCCAGATTCTTTGATTTTGTAAACCGTTGTCGTGAAGCTGGCATCACGGTTCCCATAATACCCGGCATTAAACCCATCACCACCAAATCGCAAATCAGCGTGTTGCCCACAACCTTTCATATTGATATTCCGGAGGAGTTGGCCGATGAAGTGGAAAAGTGTAAAGACAATGCTGCAGCGAAGGAGGTGGGCATTAAATGGGCGGTGCAACAGTCGCGCGAACTCATTAAGGCGGGCGTGCCCACATTGCATTTTTATTCGATGGGTAAATCAGATCCGATTTATAAGATTGCGAAAGAGTTGTTTTAA
- a CDS encoding DUF1080 domain-containing protein, which translates to MTRWYVLLVFLILACSPKEKKEEWVSLFNGKNLDGWTPKISGYEAGVNYKNTFRVEDGILKVSYAEYDSFTREFGHLFYKEPFSHYRLRVEYRFVGEQPKGGQQWAFMNSGVMVHSQSAESMGVDQNFPVSLEAQFLGGTPERERPTGNLCTPGMHVYMADTLVTQHCINAKTRTYLPDEWVTAELIVYGDSIIHHVINGDTVMTYSRPVIGGDYLPENYPQPEGTPVKSGYIALQSESHPIEFRRVELLVLKAK; encoded by the coding sequence ATGACACGGTGGTATGTACTCCTGGTGTTTTTGATCTTAGCCTGTTCGCCTAAAGAAAAGAAGGAAGAATGGGTAAGTTTATTCAACGGTAAAAATCTGGACGGCTGGACACCCAAGATTTCCGGCTATGAAGCCGGGGTGAACTACAAGAACACCTTTCGGGTGGAAGACGGCATTCTGAAAGTTTCGTATGCCGAATACGATTCGTTTACCCGTGAGTTCGGGCACTTGTTTTATAAAGAACCTTTTTCGCATTACCGGTTGCGTGTTGAATATCGCTTCGTAGGCGAACAGCCGAAGGGCGGGCAACAATGGGCTTTTATGAACAGCGGGGTTATGGTTCATTCGCAGTCCGCAGAAAGCATGGGGGTTGATCAGAATTTTCCGGTATCGCTGGAGGCGCAGTTTTTAGGCGGCACACCGGAGCGTGAGCGCCCCACCGGAAACCTTTGCACTCCGGGAATGCACGTGTACATGGCCGATACGTTGGTTACACAACACTGCATCAATGCAAAAACCCGCACCTACCTGCCCGATGAATGGGTAACGGCTGAACTGATTGTATATGGCGACAGCATCATCCATCATGTGATTAATGGCGATACGGTGATGACCTACTCCAGACCGGTTATCGGGGGAGATTATTTACCAGAAAACTATCCGCAGCCCGAAGGAACACCGGTAAAATCCGGTTACATCGCCCTGCAATCCGAAAGCCACCCCATTGAGTTCAGGAGGGTGGAACTATTGGTATTGAAAGCTAAGTAA
- a CDS encoding ABC transporter permease, producing the protein MLRNYLKIAFRSLWRSKVHSVINVAGLSLGIACCMLIVLFVKDELTFDAFHKKADRIYRGYVKENYGENQVFFNTVTPFPLGPTLKDNLPEIEQQVRINPYGTQVKVGENQFSESVTIVGEHFFDVFDFRIIKGERTNVLSGINNVILTDQIAKKYFGNDDPINQVITIQISEKAEEFMVKAVVENPPVNSSIQFKILISDLNFTRMFSEQVLTSSWFNVNPETYVLLKPGAKVADVVEKFPPIFKTALGEDDYKQSNYTVGLQPLTGIHLDTSFPAGIAPVSNPRYSYILSAVALLILFVACINFVTLSVGRSLKRAREVGIRKVAGALRGQLVVQFIGEAVLITLLSLAVGFMLALVSLPVFNTLAAKQLSLGPDVFTFLVATVLVVIIGLIAGSYPAFVLSNFRPVMIFRGTVQGISSRQGLRTILVGIQLVLTVFLISSTLIMRNQLNYLQNKNLGFNREQLAVIQLNVPREGRLTERVQRGFEMVQLFKGELSKIPNVAGVCGTSHDFANGNWTAVGYTDQDGVYRTFNLNTVEPEYFTVLQMQFAAGRNFNNNSTADVRRGVIVNEAFVKELKWDEALGKKIPGRNFGDHEVIGVVKDFNYASLYTRIEPLVLVMDPSIILQGVENISIGNSPIPKLVIRLKPGDMAQTINQVKEVWNKLTGSQEFTFAFVDQAIAAQYASDQNLGRIIRIATGLAILIGSLGLYGLASLAMQSRTKEIGIRKVLGATERSLLLLLSRDYVLLVVASLVISIPITWLVMRDWLAGFEYRVAIGVDVFLLSGCIALGIALLTISYQAFRTAWTQPAETLKYE; encoded by the coding sequence ATGCTTAGGAACTACCTGAAGATTGCTTTTCGTTCCTTATGGCGAAGTAAAGTACATTCTGTAATAAATGTAGCCGGCCTTAGCCTGGGCATTGCCTGCTGTATGCTGATTGTGTTGTTCGTGAAAGACGAATTGACGTTCGATGCCTTTCATAAAAAAGCAGACCGGATTTACCGCGGGTATGTAAAGGAGAACTACGGAGAGAATCAGGTATTTTTTAACACCGTTACACCCTTTCCGCTTGGCCCCACCCTAAAAGATAATCTTCCGGAAATTGAGCAGCAGGTGCGCATCAATCCTTATGGAACACAGGTAAAGGTAGGAGAGAATCAATTTTCAGAAAGCGTTACCATCGTGGGCGAGCATTTCTTTGATGTGTTTGATTTCAGGATAATTAAAGGCGAGCGGACCAATGTACTAAGTGGTATTAATAATGTGATACTAACGGATCAAATCGCAAAGAAATATTTTGGAAACGATGACCCGATCAACCAGGTTATAACCATTCAAATCAGTGAAAAGGCCGAGGAGTTTATGGTTAAGGCGGTTGTTGAAAATCCTCCGGTTAACTCCAGTATCCAGTTTAAAATTCTTATTTCCGATTTAAATTTTACCAGAATGTTCAGTGAGCAGGTGCTCACTTCCTCGTGGTTTAATGTAAATCCGGAAACATATGTATTGCTAAAACCCGGAGCTAAGGTGGCTGACGTTGTGGAAAAATTTCCACCGATTTTCAAAACAGCGCTCGGTGAGGATGATTATAAACAGAGCAACTATACGGTAGGTTTACAGCCCCTTACCGGCATTCACCTTGACACCAGTTTTCCAGCCGGCATTGCTCCGGTAAGTAATCCACGTTACTCCTATATTCTAAGCGCGGTAGCCTTGTTAATCCTTTTTGTTGCGTGTATCAACTTCGTAACCTTGTCTGTCGGACGGTCGCTTAAACGTGCCAGGGAGGTTGGCATACGTAAAGTGGCGGGTGCGCTTCGTGGCCAACTGGTGGTTCAGTTTATTGGCGAAGCTGTATTGATTACACTTTTGTCACTTGCTGTAGGCTTTATGTTAGCCTTAGTGAGCCTGCCTGTATTTAATACTCTGGCAGCCAAACAACTTTCGCTTGGGCCGGATGTATTCACTTTTTTGGTAGCAACTGTGTTGGTAGTAATTATTGGATTGATAGCCGGGAGCTATCCGGCCTTTGTGCTTTCCAATTTTCGCCCGGTAATGATTTTCAGGGGCACTGTGCAGGGAATAAGCAGTCGTCAGGGTCTTCGTACGATATTGGTAGGCATTCAACTTGTGTTAACTGTTTTTTTGATTTCGAGTACGCTCATTATGCGCAACCAGCTTAACTATCTTCAGAATAAGAATCTGGGATTTAACCGTGAACAACTTGCCGTTATACAACTTAACGTTCCGCGTGAGGGCAGACTGACAGAACGGGTTCAACGTGGATTTGAAATGGTACAACTGTTTAAAGGTGAACTGTCAAAGATTCCCAATGTGGCTGGGGTATGCGGCACATCGCATGATTTTGCCAATGGTAACTGGACGGCCGTAGGGTATACAGACCAGGATGGCGTGTACCGCACTTTCAATCTGAATACTGTTGAACCTGAATACTTCACGGTATTACAAATGCAATTTGCTGCCGGAAGAAATTTCAATAATAACTCAACTGCTGATGTACGAAGAGGAGTAATTGTAAACGAGGCCTTTGTTAAAGAACTGAAATGGGATGAAGCCCTCGGTAAAAAAATTCCGGGGAGAAATTTCGGGGATCATGAAGTAATTGGCGTTGTGAAAGATTTTAACTATGCTTCGCTGTATACCCGGATTGAACCGTTGGTACTGGTCATGGATCCATCTATAATTCTCCAGGGTGTTGAGAACATTTCCATCGGTAATTCCCCGATTCCAAAATTAGTAATCCGGTTAAAGCCCGGTGATATGGCGCAAACCATCAATCAGGTTAAGGAGGTTTGGAATAAGCTAACCGGTAGTCAGGAATTTACTTTTGCATTTGTTGATCAGGCTATTGCAGCACAATATGCCAGTGATCAGAACCTGGGCAGGATTATCCGCATCGCTACAGGGTTGGCCATACTTATTGGAAGCCTGGGGTTATACGGACTGGCTTCACTGGCCATGCAGAGCCGCACAAAGGAAATCGGCATCCGTAAAGTATTAGGTGCAACAGAGCGTTCTTTGTTGCTGCTCTTGTCAAGGGATTATGTTTTGCTGGTGGTTGCTTCCCTGGTGATTTCCATTCCCATAACCTGGTTAGTCATGCGCGATTGGCTTGCGGGGTTTGAATACCGTGTAGCCATAGGTGTTGATGTATTTCTTCTTTCCGGATGTATTGCGCTTGGTATTGCCCTTCTTACGATCAGCTACCAGGCTTTCCGCACGGCATGGACACAACCGGCAGAGACGTTAAAATACGAGTAG
- a CDS encoding acyl-CoA thioesterase: MKVFEQVLTVRPEHLDDLNHVNNVVYLQWVQDVASAHWNAIAAAEMKQRYSWVVLKHEIEYFAPAFLNDIIKARTWVHQSEGVRSERHVELYNQQTGKLLVRAKTNWCLLDAQTMKPRRIERDILNLFH; encoded by the coding sequence ATGAAAGTATTTGAACAGGTACTTACCGTTAGGCCCGAACATCTTGACGATTTAAATCATGTAAACAATGTAGTGTACCTGCAATGGGTACAGGATGTGGCCTCGGCTCACTGGAATGCAATTGCTGCTGCTGAGATGAAACAACGTTATTCATGGGTAGTACTCAAACATGAAATTGAATATTTTGCCCCGGCTTTTCTGAATGATATAATAAAGGCCCGTACCTGGGTACATCAATCCGAGGGAGTTCGCTCGGAGCGTCATGTGGAGTTATACAATCAACAGACCGGCAAACTGTTGGTGCGTGCAAAAACCAACTGGTGCCTGCTGGATGCGCAAACCATGAAACCCCGCAGGATTGAACGTGATATCCTGAATCTGTTTCATTAA
- a CDS encoding DUF4136 domain-containing protein codes for MNKVIGILGLLIFFACDPVKTEYKSGIDFSIYKTFCWLENCSFFYTGPEYLNRPEIQEAIRKSIIDNLSGKGLRFDSNNPDLLVDFHVTIEDTIVIRYHSQEDEPYYYKTPFTRADEIHVTKGTLVVHLIDRQRGELVWESHTEGFLETPPDLSEKHIRAGINKVLQDFPPKPKE; via the coding sequence ATGAATAAGGTTATCGGCATACTGGGTTTACTCATTTTCTTTGCCTGCGACCCTGTTAAAACCGAATACAAGTCAGGTATTGATTTCAGTATATATAAAACGTTTTGCTGGCTGGAAAACTGTTCATTTTTCTACACCGGACCGGAATACCTTAACCGGCCCGAGATTCAGGAAGCCATCAGGAAGTCTATTATCGATAACCTGAGCGGCAAAGGCCTTCGCTTTGACAGCAACAATCCTGACCTGCTCGTGGACTTTCATGTAACCATTGAAGATACTATTGTTATCCGCTACCACAGCCAGGAAGACGAGCCCTATTACTACAAAACCCCGTTCACCCGTGCCGATGAAATTCATGTAACTAAAGGAACCCTGGTTGTTCACCTGATCGACCGGCAACGAGGTGAACTGGTATGGGAAAGCCATACCGAAGGTTTTTTGGAAACGCCTCCTGATTTATCGGAGAAACACATCCGGGCCGGCATTAATAAGGTGTTACAGGATTTTCCGCCCAAACCAAAAGAATAA